A genome region from Haloactinospora alba includes the following:
- a CDS encoding cytochrome P450, whose amino-acid sequence MAEVVLAEVRALAVTHHEALRTVLADRTGTFVRGGARHNWRAVREGEVDPDSALVRLVGGSIGSLLTSNGAEHSRLRKPMQTHFTRRRVEALRPRVEKLADDLLDGMDGASSVDVKDRFAWPLTVGVLAGLLDIEEETPVLGDIARRVFELSDPGVYAEANAFLRELVAKRRADPGDDLVSALVAADDACAEADRLGDVQIAANLLLLVIAGFETTMGTLANGVRALLTHPGQLARVTGGEVPWETAVEEVLRRHTSVSLLPAVFTTRDTEVAGVPVPEGEMLLLAYGAAALDPDAWQDPDTFDVGRETRGHLAFGHGPHLCLGAPLARLELGVALPRLFARFPELALDTGQEAAGTAAPVESWMMHHPQQLWVRPREARE is encoded by the coding sequence GTGGCTGAGGTGGTTCTGGCCGAGGTGAGGGCTCTGGCCGTCACCCACCACGAGGCGCTGCGCACCGTGCTGGCCGACCGCACCGGCACCTTCGTGCGGGGCGGCGCCCGGCACAACTGGCGGGCGGTACGCGAGGGTGAGGTCGACCCCGACAGCGCGTTGGTGCGCCTGGTCGGCGGCTCCATCGGAAGCCTGCTGACCAGCAACGGCGCCGAGCACTCCCGGCTGCGCAAGCCCATGCAGACCCACTTCACCCGGCGGCGGGTGGAGGCGCTGCGGCCGCGCGTGGAGAAGCTCGCCGACGACCTACTGGACGGGATGGACGGCGCGTCGAGCGTGGACGTCAAGGACCGGTTCGCCTGGCCGCTGACGGTGGGCGTGCTGGCGGGCCTGCTGGACATCGAGGAGGAGACGCCCGTCCTCGGCGACATCGCTCGGCGCGTGTTCGAGCTGAGCGACCCCGGCGTCTACGCCGAGGCGAACGCCTTCCTGCGGGAGCTGGTGGCCAAGCGGCGGGCCGATCCCGGCGACGACCTGGTCAGCGCACTGGTGGCCGCCGACGACGCATGCGCGGAGGCCGACCGGCTCGGTGACGTCCAGATCGCCGCCAACCTCCTCCTGCTGGTCATCGCGGGTTTCGAGACCACGATGGGCACCCTGGCCAACGGTGTGCGGGCGCTGCTGACCCACCCCGGCCAGCTGGCGCGCGTCACCGGCGGCGAGGTCCCCTGGGAGACGGCGGTCGAGGAGGTACTGCGCCGCCACACGTCGGTGAGCCTGCTGCCGGCGGTGTTCACCACCCGAGACACCGAGGTGGCGGGTGTGCCCGTCCCCGAGGGGGAGATGCTGCTGCTGGCCTACGGCGCCGCCGCGCTCGACCCTGACGCCTGGCAGGACCCCGACACCTTCGACGTGGGCCGCGAGACCCGCGGTCATCTGGCGTTCGGCCACGGCCCCCACCTGTGTCTGGGCGCCCCGCTGGCGCGTCTGGAGCTCGGTGTCGCCCTGCCGCGCCTGTTCGCGCGCTTCCCCGAGCTGGCTCTGGACACTGGCCAGGAGGCGGCCGGAACCGCGGCCCCGGTGGAGAGCTGGATGATGCACCACCCCCAGCAACTGTGGGTGCGGCCGCGGGAAGCGCGCGAGTGA
- a CDS encoding MerR family transcriptional regulator, which translates to MRTLNSPVMRTVDVARGAGYSVQQVRNLERDGVLPPAARTASGYRTYGRIHLCSALAYRNLAAGTGPVEAKRILRAVHECPRPEALSLLDAAHARLHRERERLRHAREAIAAISTEPLDDVRPSDAMSVSELAAALGVRPSTLRHWDAEGLVVPDRVSARGTRRYSPAQVQDARIVHQLRGAGYRIGPLRALVPHLPRAHRSETVADALAQREASITARSQALLDSAAEISTVVSLALPGYSDR; encoded by the coding sequence GTGCGAACCCTCAACTCACCGGTCATGCGCACCGTCGATGTGGCGCGGGGCGCCGGCTACTCCGTCCAGCAGGTGCGCAACCTCGAACGCGACGGTGTGCTGCCGCCGGCGGCGCGCACGGCCTCCGGCTACCGGACTTACGGTCGGATCCACCTGTGCTCCGCACTGGCCTACCGGAACCTGGCCGCCGGTACGGGTCCGGTCGAGGCGAAGCGCATCCTGCGGGCGGTGCACGAGTGCCCGCGCCCGGAGGCGCTCTCCCTCCTCGACGCGGCACACGCCCGGCTCCACCGGGAGCGCGAGCGGCTCAGACACGCGAGGGAGGCCATCGCGGCGATCTCGACCGAACCGCTCGACGACGTGCGCCCCTCGGACGCGATGAGCGTCTCCGAACTCGCCGCCGCGCTCGGGGTGCGCCCGTCGACGCTGCGGCACTGGGACGCCGAGGGACTCGTCGTTCCCGACCGCGTGTCCGCGCGCGGGACGCGACGGTACTCACCGGCCCAGGTGCAAGACGCCCGGATCGTCCACCAGTTGCGCGGCGCCGGATACCGCATCGGCCCCCTGCGTGCCCTGGTACCGCACCTGCCGCGCGCGCACCGCTCGGAAACCGTCGCGGACGCGCTGGCGCAGCGGGAGGCGAGCATCACCGCCCGCTCCCAGGCCCTCCTCGACTCCGCTGCCGAGATCAGTACCGTGGTCTCACTCGCTCTGCCGGGCTACTCCGATCGTTGA
- a CDS encoding carbohydrate ABC transporter permease codes for MAAPALLVFGLFALVPLAGVVLLSFTSWDGLGTPRWSGADNWMRAAGDPVTRNAVWLTVKLTVLSYLFQAPVSLLLGVYTASRSRHREALAVLYFLPLLFSSAAVALTFKGLLDPNFGLGAALNVPALTRDWLGDADLALGVVVFVIGWCFIPFHTLLYQAGVRQIPASLYESARIDGAGPLAQFTHITLPQLKYTFVTSSTLMLVGSLTYFDLIFVLTAGGPGDATRILPLDMYLTGFRSYDMGKASVVGVVLVAVGLALALGLNRMSGANRMESRQEGA; via the coding sequence ATGGCCGCCCCCGCGCTCCTGGTGTTCGGGCTGTTCGCGCTGGTCCCCCTGGCCGGGGTGGTGCTGCTCTCCTTCACCTCCTGGGACGGGCTGGGCACTCCGCGGTGGTCCGGGGCGGACAACTGGATGCGCGCCGCCGGGGACCCCGTGACCCGCAACGCGGTATGGCTGACGGTCAAACTGACCGTGCTCAGTTACCTGTTCCAGGCGCCCGTCAGCCTGCTGCTGGGGGTGTACACCGCTTCCCGCAGTCGCCACCGCGAGGCGCTCGCGGTGCTGTACTTCCTCCCGCTGCTGTTCAGCTCCGCCGCAGTCGCGCTGACGTTCAAGGGGCTGCTGGACCCGAACTTCGGGTTGGGCGCCGCGCTGAACGTCCCCGCCCTGACCCGCGACTGGCTGGGCGACGCCGACCTGGCGCTGGGCGTGGTCGTCTTCGTCATCGGGTGGTGTTTCATCCCGTTCCACACGCTGCTCTACCAGGCCGGCGTCCGGCAGATCCCCGCCTCGCTCTACGAGAGCGCGCGCATCGACGGCGCCGGCCCCCTGGCACAGTTCACGCACATCACCCTTCCCCAGCTGAAGTACACGTTCGTGACCTCCTCCACCCTGATGCTCGTCGGCTCACTCACCTACTTCGACCTGATCTTCGTGCTGACCGCGGGTGGCCCTGGAGACGCCACCCGCATCCTCCCGCTGGACATGTACCTGACCGGGTTCCGCTCCTACGACATGGGCAAAGCGAGCGTGGTCGGAGTCGTCCTAGTCGCCGTCGGTCTGGCGCTGGCGCTCGGTCTGAACCGGATGTCCGGAGCGAACCGCATGGAGAGCCGACAGGAGGGAGCGTGA
- a CDS encoding carbohydrate ABC transporter permease, whose amino-acid sequence MTPSIRSGPRRRNVAGALGGWLWLAVTLLPVYYIVVTSLRPQDDYHTENPLSLPSNPTLAAYGRVLDAGFLGYFANSVVVTTAAVAGTLAVSLMAAYVVVRGRTRFAQRVFRLVLLGIAIPIQATVVPVYYLIVQMGLYDTLAALVLPSIAFAIPLTVLILVNFLRDVPEDLFASMRMDGASEWRILWSLALPMTRPALVTVGVYDALTVWNGFLFPLVLTQSQSTRVLPMSLWVFEGSFSVDVPGLLAAVVLSVLPVAAVYVVARRQLVAGLTAGFGR is encoded by the coding sequence ATGACCCCGTCCATCCGATCCGGCCCGCGGCGGCGCAACGTCGCGGGGGCGCTCGGCGGCTGGCTGTGGCTGGCCGTGACGCTCCTGCCCGTCTACTACATCGTGGTCACCAGCCTGCGTCCGCAGGACGACTACCACACCGAGAACCCGCTCTCCCTGCCCTCGAACCCGACCCTGGCCGCCTACGGGCGCGTACTGGACGCCGGCTTCCTCGGCTACTTCGCCAACAGCGTGGTGGTCACGACCGCCGCGGTCGCCGGAACCCTGGCCGTCTCCCTCATGGCCGCCTACGTGGTCGTGCGCGGCCGCACCCGGTTCGCCCAGCGGGTGTTCCGGCTGGTGCTGCTGGGGATCGCGATCCCCATCCAGGCCACCGTCGTCCCCGTCTACTACCTGATCGTGCAGATGGGTCTCTACGACACCCTGGCCGCGCTCGTCCTGCCCTCCATCGCCTTCGCCATCCCGCTGACCGTGCTCATCCTCGTCAACTTCCTGCGGGATGTGCCCGAGGACCTGTTCGCGTCGATGCGCATGGACGGCGCGAGCGAGTGGCGGATCCTGTGGAGCCTGGCCCTGCCCATGACCCGCCCCGCGCTGGTGACCGTGGGCGTCTACGACGCGCTCACCGTGTGGAACGGGTTCCTTTTCCCGCTGGTCCTCACGCAGAGCCAGAGCACCCGGGTGCTTCCGATGTCGCTGTGGGTCTTCGAGGGTTCCTTCTCCGTCGACGTTCCCGGCCTGCTGGCCGCGGTAGTGCTGTCCGTCCTGCCTGTCGCCGCCGTCTACGTGGTCGCCCGCCGCCAGCTCGTCGCCGGACTGACCGCCGGATTCGGCCGGTGA
- a CDS encoding extracellular solute-binding protein: protein MGPSRAGRTLTAASLALVVTTATGCGGFGGGSSSDGATAWALTGGSEEAFRASFNSWNEANPDREINVEWFANDAYKEKIRTAVGAGNAPTLVFNWSGGTLADYTEADQVVDLSGQVDGLTENVLPSVAANGETGDGLYAVPNNQTQPIVLYYNKKVLADAGVEPPETLDDMTDAVEALKGEGVVPIALAGQSVWPELMWIQYLTDRIGGPETFQRILDGEEGAWSDPAVMEAATAIADLVEAGAFGDSFGSVDADSGADTALLHTGKAGMLLQGSWVYPNMAEDAPEFVGDDLGHTTFPVVDGGSGSPSNIVGNPANFWSVSADASEEEQQTAIDYLNDQVYNEENVQSLLDLGSVPPVSGLEDEIAAQDDSEHLDFTYGMVRDAEHFQLSWDQALPPDQAQELLSNLSRLFLGEITPEEFGATMDQTL from the coding sequence ATGGGACCGAGCAGAGCGGGACGCACCCTCACGGCCGCATCCCTCGCCCTCGTCGTGACCACAGCCACCGGATGCGGCGGCTTCGGAGGCGGGTCCTCCTCCGACGGCGCCACCGCGTGGGCTCTCACCGGCGGTTCCGAGGAGGCCTTCCGGGCCTCCTTCAACTCCTGGAACGAGGCCAACCCCGACCGCGAGATCAACGTCGAGTGGTTCGCCAACGACGCCTACAAGGAGAAGATCCGCACCGCGGTCGGTGCCGGCAACGCCCCCACCCTCGTCTTCAACTGGTCCGGTGGCACCCTGGCCGACTACACCGAGGCTGACCAGGTAGTGGACCTGTCCGGCCAGGTAGACGGGCTCACCGAGAACGTCCTGCCCTCGGTGGCCGCCAACGGCGAGACCGGCGACGGGCTCTACGCCGTCCCCAACAACCAGACCCAACCGATCGTCCTCTACTACAACAAGAAGGTCCTCGCCGACGCCGGGGTCGAACCGCCCGAGACCCTGGACGACATGACGGACGCCGTCGAGGCGCTGAAAGGCGAGGGTGTGGTACCCATCGCCCTGGCCGGGCAGAGCGTCTGGCCCGAACTCATGTGGATCCAGTACCTCACCGACCGCATCGGCGGGCCCGAGACGTTCCAGCGCATTCTGGACGGTGAGGAGGGCGCCTGGTCCGACCCGGCCGTCATGGAGGCCGCCACTGCCATCGCCGACCTCGTCGAGGCCGGCGCCTTCGGCGACAGCTTCGGTTCCGTGGACGCCGACAGCGGAGCCGACACCGCTCTCCTGCACACCGGCAAGGCCGGGATGCTCCTCCAGGGGAGCTGGGTCTACCCGAACATGGCCGAGGACGCCCCCGAGTTCGTCGGGGACGACCTCGGCCACACCACGTTCCCGGTGGTCGACGGCGGATCCGGCTCCCCCTCGAACATCGTCGGCAACCCGGCCAACTTCTGGTCGGTGTCGGCCGACGCCTCCGAGGAGGAGCAGCAGACCGCCATCGACTACCTGAACGATCAGGTCTACAACGAGGAGAACGTGCAGTCGCTGCTGGACCTGGGAAGCGTTCCGCCGGTCTCCGGCCTGGAGGACGAGATCGCCGCCCAGGACGACTCCGAGCACCTCGACTTCACCTACGGCATGGTGCGCGACGCCGAGCACTTCCAGCTCTCCTGGGACCAGGCGCTGCCGCCCGACCAGGCCCAGGAGCTGCTGTCCAACCTCAGTCGGCTGTTCCTCGGCGAGATCACCCCCGAGGAGTTCGGCGCGACGATGGACCAGACGCTGTGA
- a CDS encoding beta-glucosidase family protein → MPEHTPRRVPSPSGEEEERVEALLTAMTLEEKLAQLTSYWPRPEQEPGQESGGGSGAEGEVAPMEHAFQRGHRDYGDAAADGLGHLTRVFGSAPVAPQEGRAHLAGLQKPLTDDTRLGIPAIAHEECLTGVTTYGATVYPAPLSWAASFSPELVHRMAAAIARDMRTLGVQQGLAPLMDVARDPRWGRVEETMGEDPYLVGTVGTAYVQGLEENGVVATLKHFAGYSASRAGRNHAPVPMGPREFADVLLPPFEMAVREGGARSVMNSYSDIDGLPVAADEGLLTGVLRDQWGFSGTVVSDYWSIPFLDLTHRVSAGRAASGELALRAGIDVELPEGDAYPRLAEAVASGALPIRTVDRAVRRVLRQKAELGLLDPGWTAAPEEPGAGEEIDLDPPANRALAREVAEASVVLLDNRRLLPLSPAATGRIAVVGPCGGDPRTFLGCYSFPNHVLSRYGDHSTGVRVDSLAEALRAEFPGAAVEQTDGVPVLEEDRSGIPAAVAAAARAEVCVVAVGDLAGLFGRGTSGEGCDAADLALPGVQGELVDAVLAVGTPVVLVCVSGRPYALGAFADRCEALVQAFLPGEEGGAAITGVLSGRVNPGGRLPIGVPHHPGGQPTPYLVPPLGRASGGISNLDPSPLYPFGHGLSYTSFDYTDLRLSAGSIPADEELEAAVTVRNTGSRDGADVVQLYLSDETAQVTRPDRELVGYVRAEIPAGGACRVRFRLHADRTSFTGRGGRRVVEPGAFTLAVGRSSEDIRLSDRFTVTGTLRTVETRRAMLTPAAVSPAE, encoded by the coding sequence ATGCCCGAGCACACTCCGCGGCGCGTCCCCTCTCCCTCCGGAGAGGAAGAGGAACGGGTCGAGGCCCTGCTCACCGCCATGACCCTGGAAGAGAAACTCGCCCAGCTCACCTCGTACTGGCCGCGCCCGGAACAGGAGCCCGGGCAGGAGTCCGGAGGAGGCTCCGGCGCCGAGGGCGAGGTCGCCCCCATGGAACACGCGTTCCAGCGGGGGCACCGCGACTACGGCGATGCGGCGGCGGACGGGCTGGGACACCTCACCCGTGTCTTCGGCAGCGCGCCCGTCGCCCCGCAGGAGGGCCGCGCCCACCTGGCCGGTCTGCAGAAACCGCTCACGGACGACACCCGGCTCGGTATCCCCGCCATCGCCCACGAGGAGTGCCTGACCGGGGTCACCACCTACGGCGCGACCGTATACCCGGCACCGCTCTCCTGGGCAGCCTCCTTCTCCCCGGAGCTGGTACACCGCATGGCCGCGGCCATCGCCCGCGACATGCGGACGTTGGGCGTGCAGCAGGGCCTGGCCCCGCTCATGGACGTCGCCCGCGACCCGCGGTGGGGCCGCGTCGAGGAGACGATGGGCGAGGACCCCTACCTGGTGGGCACCGTCGGAACCGCCTACGTCCAAGGGTTGGAGGAGAACGGAGTCGTCGCCACCCTCAAGCACTTCGCGGGGTACTCGGCCTCGCGGGCGGGCCGCAACCACGCGCCCGTCCCCATGGGGCCGCGTGAGTTCGCGGACGTGCTGCTCCCGCCCTTCGAGATGGCGGTGCGCGAAGGCGGCGCACGCTCGGTGATGAACTCCTACAGCGACATCGACGGGCTTCCCGTCGCCGCTGACGAGGGGCTGCTCACCGGTGTGCTGCGGGACCAGTGGGGGTTCAGCGGCACGGTCGTGTCCGACTACTGGTCGATCCCGTTCCTCGACCTCACCCATCGTGTCTCCGCGGGCCGGGCCGCCTCCGGGGAGCTCGCCCTGCGCGCCGGAATCGACGTCGAGCTGCCCGAGGGTGACGCCTACCCGCGCCTGGCCGAGGCGGTCGCCTCCGGCGCGCTGCCCATCCGGACGGTGGACCGCGCCGTCCGCCGGGTACTGCGCCAGAAAGCGGAGCTGGGCCTGCTCGACCCCGGCTGGACGGCGGCACCCGAGGAACCGGGTGCTGGGGAGGAGATCGACCTGGACCCGCCCGCCAACCGCGCGCTGGCGCGGGAGGTCGCCGAGGCGTCGGTGGTGCTGCTGGACAACCGCCGCCTCCTCCCGCTGTCCCCCGCCGCGACCGGGCGGATCGCCGTCGTCGGCCCGTGCGGCGGCGACCCGCGCACCTTCCTGGGCTGCTACTCCTTCCCCAACCACGTGCTGTCCCGCTACGGGGACCACAGCACCGGGGTGCGCGTGGACTCCCTGGCCGAGGCGCTGCGCGCCGAGTTCCCCGGCGCCGCAGTGGAGCAGACCGACGGGGTTCCGGTGCTGGAGGAGGACCGTTCCGGCATCCCCGCCGCCGTAGCGGCGGCCGCCCGCGCCGAGGTGTGCGTGGTCGCGGTCGGCGACCTGGCCGGACTCTTCGGCCGCGGCACATCCGGCGAGGGGTGTGACGCCGCCGACCTGGCGCTGCCCGGTGTCCAGGGCGAGCTGGTGGACGCGGTGCTGGCGGTCGGCACTCCCGTCGTGCTGGTCTGCGTGTCCGGACGGCCCTACGCGCTCGGCGCCTTCGCCGACCGGTGCGAGGCGCTCGTTCAGGCGTTCCTGCCCGGCGAGGAGGGTGGGGCGGCGATCACCGGGGTGCTCTCGGGGAGAGTGAACCCCGGCGGGAGGCTACCGATCGGGGTGCCCCACCATCCCGGCGGCCAGCCCACCCCCTACCTGGTGCCGCCCCTGGGGCGGGCGAGCGGCGGGATCTCCAACCTCGACCCGTCGCCGCTGTACCCGTTCGGACACGGTCTGTCCTACACCTCCTTCGACTACACGGATCTGCGGCTGAGTGCCGGCTCGATCCCCGCGGACGAGGAGCTGGAGGCAGCGGTGACAGTGCGCAACACCGGCAGTCGGGACGGGGCCGACGTGGTGCAGCTCTACCTGTCCGACGAGACGGCCCAGGTCACCCGCCCCGACCGGGAGCTGGTGGGCTACGTCCGGGCCGAGATCCCAGCGGGCGGGGCATGCCGGGTGCGGTTCCGGCTGCACGCCGACCGGACGTCGTTCACCGGGCGCGGGGGCCGCCGCGTCGTCGAGCCGGGAGCGTTCACGCTGGCGGTGGGCCGATCCAGCGAGGACATCCGGCTGTCGGACCGGTTCACCGTCACCGGAACCCTCCGGACGGTGGAGACGCGACGAGCGATGCTCACTCCGGCGGCGGTCAGCCCGGCCGAGTAA
- a CDS encoding zinc ribbon domain-containing protein, translating into MYQHPGPGTTPSVAARAKGGAVKARLRLSERTFTCESCGYTADRDGNAAANLAGLASSPSCGAAENEPAGNPRKPSLAGGGYRRGKTPTQPAGANAAPQGDGSGTLSHVS; encoded by the coding sequence GTGTACCAGCATCCCGGTCCCGGCACCACCCCCTCAGTGGCCGCTCGGGCGAAGGGCGGTGCGGTGAAAGCCAGGCTGCGCCTGTCCGAGCGGACCTTCACCTGCGAGTCCTGCGGCTACACCGCAGACCGCGACGGCAACGCGGCGGCCAACCTCGCGGGCCTGGCGTCCTCCCCGAGTTGCGGGGCGGCGGAAAACGAGCCCGCTGGAAACCCACGTAAGCCCAGCCTGGCTGGCGGCGGGTATCGCCGCGGGAAGACCCCGACCCAACCGGCCGGGGCCAACGCCGCGCCGCAAGGCGACGGCTCGGGAACACTGTCACACGTTTCCTGA
- a CDS encoding DUF6194 family protein, with product MTEDDIISFVDGIDGVLTVRPGPEDGWSPEISWGDTFFFHSPEGVMPEATQPFATIVTKNYPGDGESRLDLPDRFRVNIAAGKEAFTRWTGHGPREPATGPTPGTTDTVFAHPVYGSVGLLAVVNPGPRTDAAVRELLREAHRRARARYERRAGTASD from the coding sequence ATGACCGAGGACGACATCATCAGTTTCGTGGACGGCATCGACGGTGTCCTGACGGTCCGGCCGGGCCCCGAGGACGGGTGGTCGCCGGAGATCAGTTGGGGCGACACGTTCTTCTTCCACTCACCCGAGGGGGTCATGCCGGAGGCGACACAACCCTTCGCGACGATCGTGACCAAGAACTACCCCGGCGACGGGGAATCGCGACTGGACCTTCCGGACCGGTTCCGCGTCAACATCGCCGCCGGGAAGGAGGCCTTCACCCGCTGGACCGGGCACGGGCCGCGTGAACCGGCCACCGGCCCCACCCCCGGCACCACCGACACCGTGTTCGCGCACCCCGTGTACGGTTCCGTCGGCTTGCTCGCGGTGGTGAACCCGGGACCGCGAACCGACGCGGCCGTCCGGGAGCTGCTGCGCGAGGCCCATCGCCGCGCACGCGCGCGCTACGAGCGACGCGCCGGAACAGCCTCGGACTGA
- a CDS encoding carbon-nitrogen hydrolase family protein: MRSLSVAVAQPECLARDAAANARAHAEAVLAADARVVVFPEMSLTGYELDAAPVAPDDSRLRPISEACARTGALALVGAPVPGPRIGVLAVGEDGARVAYGKVHLHPSEARYFVPGEHAVLDVDGWRLGLAVCRDTGIPEHAARTASLGIDGYVAGVLDADHEAELHGERARRVAAEHGVWVARAAFAGPTGGGFDRTSGRSGVWSASGELLAEASAEPGDLARAVLTSGS; the protein is encoded by the coding sequence GTGAGGTCGCTGAGTGTCGCGGTGGCGCAACCGGAGTGTCTGGCCCGCGATGCCGCGGCCAACGCGCGGGCCCACGCGGAGGCCGTCCTGGCGGCGGACGCGCGGGTGGTGGTGTTTCCCGAGATGTCCCTGACGGGCTACGAGCTGGACGCCGCGCCGGTCGCTCCGGACGACAGCCGGCTGCGTCCGATCTCCGAGGCGTGCGCCCGGACCGGGGCGCTCGCCCTGGTCGGCGCCCCTGTTCCCGGGCCGCGCATCGGCGTGTTGGCGGTGGGGGAGGACGGCGCGCGCGTGGCCTACGGGAAGGTCCACCTCCACCCCAGCGAGGCCCGGTACTTCGTTCCGGGCGAGCACGCCGTGCTCGACGTGGACGGGTGGCGGCTGGGGCTCGCCGTCTGCCGCGACACCGGCATCCCCGAGCACGCCGCGCGGACCGCCTCGTTGGGTATCGACGGCTACGTGGCGGGGGTGCTCGACGCCGACCACGAGGCCGAACTGCACGGTGAGCGGGCCCGCAGGGTCGCCGCGGAGCACGGCGTGTGGGTCGCCAGGGCGGCGTTCGCGGGGCCGACCGGTGGCGGGTTCGACCGCACATCCGGCCGCTCCGGTGTCTGGTCCGCCTCGGGAGAGCTCCTCGCCGAGGCCAGCGCCGAACCCGGTGACCTCGCGCGGGCTGTTCTCACCTCCGGTTCCTAG
- a CDS encoding LacI family DNA-binding transcriptional regulator, with protein sequence MESERPTLDAVAAAAAVSKATASKVLNGRPGVGEETRARVREAIRTLGYAPTTGPRDPDPAPSVHVVFDTMVSLYALHVLDGVLSAGRELEVEVVTSALAPAGAAEPAPLGVDLIERLAQRRRSGLIVVTSQLAEEEVAACRRLGLGLVVVDPINPLDEGVVSVGATNWAGGVQATEHLLALGHRRVALAGGPVGSVPARERLHGFREAMESAGAEPGPSPAAPAAFTVEAGRDMAAGILDADEPPSAIFAASDTIAVGVLQEVRARGLSVPEDLSVVGFDDTHGALWTDPPLTTVRQPLHEMGRVATRTVMQLARGEAPDSHHVQLATRLVVRESTTRPQTSG encoded by the coding sequence GTGGAGAGTGAACGGCCGACTCTGGATGCGGTGGCCGCTGCGGCGGCGGTGTCGAAGGCGACAGCCTCCAAGGTGCTCAACGGGCGGCCCGGGGTGGGCGAGGAGACCCGGGCACGAGTGCGCGAAGCCATCCGGACTCTGGGCTACGCCCCGACCACCGGGCCGCGCGACCCCGACCCGGCGCCGTCGGTGCACGTCGTCTTCGACACCATGGTCAGCCTCTACGCCCTGCACGTCCTGGACGGCGTACTGTCCGCGGGCCGGGAGCTGGAAGTCGAGGTGGTGACCAGCGCGCTGGCTCCGGCCGGGGCAGCGGAGCCCGCGCCTCTCGGCGTCGACCTCATCGAGCGGCTGGCTCAGCGGCGGCGGTCCGGGCTGATCGTGGTGACCTCCCAACTCGCCGAGGAGGAGGTCGCCGCCTGCCGCCGTCTGGGGCTGGGGCTGGTCGTGGTCGACCCGATCAACCCCCTGGACGAGGGGGTGGTCAGTGTGGGCGCCACCAACTGGGCGGGAGGCGTGCAGGCCACCGAGCACCTGCTGGCCCTGGGCCACCGGAGGGTCGCGCTGGCCGGCGGGCCAGTGGGGTCGGTCCCGGCGCGTGAGCGGCTGCACGGCTTCCGGGAGGCGATGGAGTCGGCGGGGGCGGAGCCCGGCCCGTCGCCGGCTGCCCCGGCAGCGTTCACCGTGGAGGCCGGGCGGGACATGGCCGCCGGGATTCTGGACGCCGACGAGCCGCCGTCGGCGATTTTCGCGGCCAGCGACACCATCGCAGTCGGGGTGCTCCAGGAGGTGCGGGCCCGAGGTCTCTCGGTTCCGGAGGACCTGAGCGTGGTCGGCTTCGACGACACCCACGGGGCGCTGTGGACCGACCCCCCGCTGACGACGGTGCGGCAGCCGCTGCACGAGATGGGGCGTGTGGCGACGCGTACGGTCATGCAACTCGCCCGGGGGGAGGCTCCCGATTCCCACCACGTACAGCTGGCGACCCGGCTGGTGGTACGGGAGTCGACCACGCGCCCGCAAACGAGTGGGTGA